Within the Bradyrhizobium cosmicum genome, the region TGCCAGTCCTGCACAGCGCGCTCGATCACGAACTCCGAGAGGTCGCGCAGGTGCGGATCGTGCTCTTCGGGGATGAAATAGGCCGGCGGCACCACGCCCCAGGTCGGATGCCGCATCCGCACCAGCGCCTCGGCGCCGCAGCGAATCAGCGTGCGCGCGTCGATCTTGGGCTGGTACCAGAGCTCGAGCCAGCCGGCATGCAGTGCCTCGCCGACATGCACGGCCGGGCTCGGCGCCGGCTCGTCCGGCAGCAGCATCGCGACGCGATCGCGCAGCGTCTCCGCGGCAAAGGGCGTCGTCAGCGGCGGCAGCATCGCAAGGCCATATTCCTCGCCGACCTGCTGCACCGCCCTGACGATGATCGACTCGCGGGCGCCCACGGCCAGGACCTTGCCGTCGAACGCCTCGCGCACCAGCGTCTCCAGAAACTGTCCGGGCTCGATGCCGTCGGCAGCAATGCCGAGCAGGATCAGGTCCGGCAGGTCGCTCGTCAGCACGGCCTGCAGCTCGTCGGCGCTGGCGCATTCGCTGGTGACGAAGCCGAGATCCTCCAGCACCTCCGCGAGGAAGGCGCGCAGATGGCGCTTGCCGTCGGCGACGCATGCGCGCGGCGTTACCTTCCGC harbors:
- a CDS encoding EAL domain-containing response regulator, whose product is MNDEIVELAGRRPKTFGRRKVTPRACVADGKRHLRAFLAEVLEDLGFVTSECASADELQAVLTSDLPDLILLGIAADGIEPGQFLETLVREAFDGKVLAVGARESIIVRAVQQVGEEYGLAMLPPLTTPFAAETLRDRVAMLLPDEPAPSPAVHVGEALHAGWLELWYQPKIDARTLIRCGAEALVRMRHPTWGVVPPAYFIPEEHDPHLRDLSEFVIERAVQDWHYLLEQQSPVDLSINLPASYLKEPQAVRDLCRRVPTHPAFGGLTIEIDSEEAIRELDLLAEVAREVRLHNIGLSVDNLGANWPSLMDLDKIPFIKLKADRHFVTGSGSDRLKRTVCRHIVELSHGYGVHAVAEGVESRADLVSANELGFDLVQGFLFGKPMPLKKFARGSLTKTVMGQA